CTCCACCTTTTGCCATAATACATTTGCGTTTACTGGCCAAAGTGATATAATTTTCTATGCAGCCAACGGCCATGCAGTCCACGCGCCAGCAGATCATCAGCCACCTGCAGCGACTGGGGCGGGCCACGGTGCGGGAGCTGGGACAGCTCCTAGGCCTCACCCCCACGGGCATCCGGCAGCATCTGACCATGCTGGAGAGAGACGGCCTGGTGGTGGCCCGAGAGGAGCGGGGCCGTGTTGGCCGCCCTACCCTAGTATACTTCCTCACGGAGAAGGCCGAGGAGCTGTTCCCTAAGCTCTACGATGAGTTAGCCCTGGCCCTGCTACAGGAGGTGCAAGCCATCCAGGGCAAGGAGGGGCTACATAGGCTCCTGCGGCGGGTGGCTGCTCGCCTGGTCATCCCTCATTTGGACAGGGTAGAGGGGCGCCCCCTGCGGGAGAGGGTTAAGGAGACGGTGAGGTTAATGGAGGAGCAGGGCTGCCTGGCCGAGTGGCGTCAGGAGGGCGATGTCTTCTACATCGATGAGTTTACATGCCCCTTCAGCAGGGTGGCGCGGCAGGAGCCCGCTGTCTGCGTCCTGCATGTGGAGACGGTGAAGATGATGGTGGGGGCGGACACCCGCCTTACCCAGAGCCTGCTACGGGGCCAGCGGGCCTGCACCTATCGTGTGCGTCCTTCGTGAGGGCCTGAGGGGGCTCCCTCCCACGAGCTCAGATGGCGTATCCTCGCAAAGGGCCCCATGGTGTCCTTTCGTGCTGTGAGCTGCTTACAGGGCCGTGTCGGAGAGGGGGAGCCTTTCGCAGCTGCCTTCGCCGGCCCCGGAGGGGCTTCTGTCTTCGTGGTGGTGGAGCCAGCTGCCCCCGGGAGCGAGGAGTGGTGCGAGGAGGTTCTGCAGCTCATGGGGCATTCCCTGGAGCGATGGTCCCTCTCCCTCACGGGGGGGATCTTGAGGGCCATGCGTGACGTCCACCGCCTCCTCCAGAGCTGGAACGCTTACGGGTTACGCCAGCGGCAGATAGGGTTTGGGGCCTCGGCCTTGGCGGTGCGGGGCGAGGAGGCCTATTTGGGCCAGGTGGGGCCGGCCCTGGCCTGGGCCTGTACGAGGGGCCGTCTTGAGGAGCTGGTGCCACGCCTCCCCGAGGCGGCTGGCCCCTTGGGCTTGTGTCAAGACTTTTACCCTGCCTTCACCAGGCTGCGTCTGCGCCCAGGGGATGTCTTGGCCCTCCTCTTCACGGGGGCAACGGGCCTTTCCGCCGCTCAGGAGGCGCAGATGGCCATGGCCGCCGACCCGGACAGGGCCCTAACCTTGCTAGTAGACGCCGTGGGTGCGCATCAGAACTTCGCTGCCCTGATAGTGAAGGTTGGGGCGGGGGAGAATCCATGAACGTGTTGGGCATTGAGACCTCCTGCGATGAGACAGGGGCGGCCATCGTGAAGGATGGACGGCTTCTCCTCTCCAACGTGGTGGCCTCCCAGGCCCATCTGCACGCCCGCTATGGGGGGGTGG
The window above is part of the Dehalococcoidia bacterium genome. Proteins encoded here:
- a CDS encoding winged helix-turn-helix transcriptional regulator yields the protein MQSTRQQIISHLQRLGRATVRELGQLLGLTPTGIRQHLTMLERDGLVVAREERGRVGRPTLVYFLTEKAEELFPKLYDELALALLQEVQAIQGKEGLHRLLRRVAARLVIPHLDRVEGRPLRERVKETVRLMEEQGCLAEWRQEGDVFYIDEFTCPFSRVARQEPAVCVLHVETVKMMVGADTRLTQSLLRGQRACTYRVRPS